From Bos javanicus breed banteng chromosome 5, ARS-OSU_banteng_1.0, whole genome shotgun sequence, the proteins below share one genomic window:
- the LOC133247588 gene encoding ubiquitin-like FUBI-ribosomal protein eS30 fusion protein, whose protein sequence is MQLFVRAQELHTLEVTGQETVAQIKAHVASLEGIAPEDQVLLLAGTPLEDEATLGQCGVEALSTVEVAGCMLGGKVHGSLARAGKVRGQTPKVAKQEKKKKKTGRAKRRMQYNQCFVNVLPTFGKKKGPNANS, encoded by the coding sequence ATGCAGCTTTTTGTCCGCGCCCAGGAGCTACACACTCTCGAGGTGACCGGCCAGGAGACGGTCGCCCAAATCAAGGCTCATGTAGCTTCGTTGGAGGGCATCGCTCCAGAAGATCAAGTCCTGCTCCTGGCTGGCACGCCCCTAGAGGATGAGGCTACTCTGGGCCAGTGTGGGGTGGAGGCTCTGAGCACTGTGGAAGTAGCCGGCTGCATGCTTGGAGGTAAAGTCCATGGTTCTCTGGCCCGTGCTGGGAAAGTGAGAGGTCAGACTCCCAAGGTGGCCAagcaagagaagaagaagaagaagacggGCAGGGCCAAGAGGCGTATGCAGTACAACCAGTGCTTTGTCAATGTTCTGCCCACCTTTGGCAAGAAGAAGGGCCCTAATGCTAACTCCTAA